One window of Litorilinea aerophila genomic DNA carries:
- a CDS encoding sugar phosphate isomerase/epimerase family protein, which yields MADRFPLAFSTLGCPDWSLETAAAQAAAHGYRGLEIRLLDGEVIPADLPTERRRAVRETMARHNLQIVGLGLSTRFSSPDPAERQANLELLERYLALANELEVPMVRTFGGNVHPDHTLDETVTWLADALNAAVPAAERYGVDIVLETHDAFSRGEDVAKVLAQVDSPRVGAIWDVHHPYRMGESIEETWRYIGPRVKHVHIKDARRRPDGSWQLVLLGEGEVPCRAAVELLHREGYQGFVSVEWEKKWHPEIEEPEVALPQHARVLREWFAALAG from the coding sequence ATGGCCGACCGTTTTCCTCTCGCTTTCAGCACCCTGGGCTGCCCCGACTGGTCCCTGGAGACTGCGGCAGCCCAGGCCGCGGCCCACGGCTACCGTGGGCTGGAGATCCGCCTGCTGGATGGGGAAGTCATCCCCGCCGACTTGCCGACAGAACGCCGTCGGGCCGTCCGGGAAACCATGGCCCGACACAACCTCCAGATCGTGGGGCTGGGCCTCTCCACCCGCTTTTCCTCGCCCGACCCGGCAGAGCGCCAGGCCAACCTGGAACTGCTGGAGCGCTACCTGGCCCTGGCCAATGAGCTGGAAGTGCCCATGGTCCGCACCTTCGGCGGCAACGTCCACCCGGACCACACCCTGGACGAAACGGTGACCTGGCTGGCCGACGCGCTGAACGCGGCCGTACCCGCGGCGGAACGCTACGGCGTAGACATCGTGCTGGAAACCCACGATGCCTTCTCTCGGGGTGAGGACGTGGCCAAAGTGTTGGCCCAGGTGGACAGCCCGCGCGTCGGCGCCATCTGGGACGTGCATCACCCCTACCGCATGGGCGAATCCATCGAGGAGACCTGGCGGTACATCGGCCCCCGGGTGAAACATGTGCACATCAAGGACGCGCGGCGCCGGCCGGACGGCTCGTGGCAACTGGTCCTGCTGGGCGAAGGTGAGGTCCCCTGCCGGGCTGCGGTGGAGCTGCTACATCGGGAAGGCTACCAGGGCTTCGTGAGCGTGGAGTGGGAGAAGAAGTGGCACCCGGAGATCGAAGAGCCGGAGGTAGCCCTGCCCCAACACGCCCGGGTCCTGCGGGAATGGTTCGCAGCGTTGGCGGGATAG
- a CDS encoding Gfo/Idh/MocA family protein → MNQEPIRVGIAGLGRSGWSIHAGLLSTLEEQYRVTAVVDADEGRRQEAVERFDCMAYTDYDELLNDPGVELVVVALPSHLHASASIAALEKGKHVVCEKPMATSLEDADRMIQAAADTGRVLTIFQQRRYQPEFIKVREILSSGLLGRIVQIRVAASGFSRRWDWQTLQKFGGGSLNNTGPHFLDQALQLYGPDYPDTIFCHLDRTLTLGDADDFVKIVFKGPNAPVVDIEISSCDAYPPETWHIQGTLGGLTGTPRELRWRWVVPEEMPPRELDTRPTPDRSYNRDQLTWHEETWTPPVDTRTAFQGFYRDLYATIREGKPLAITPESVRRVMWLQEECHRLCPLPQEIE, encoded by the coding sequence ATGAATCAAGAACCGATCCGGGTCGGCATCGCCGGCTTAGGCCGCAGCGGCTGGTCCATCCACGCGGGCCTGCTCTCCACCCTGGAGGAGCAGTACCGGGTCACCGCGGTGGTGGATGCCGACGAAGGCCGGCGCCAGGAGGCTGTGGAACGCTTCGACTGCATGGCCTACACCGACTACGACGAACTCCTGAACGATCCGGGGGTTGAGCTGGTGGTAGTGGCCCTGCCCAGCCACCTCCACGCCAGTGCCTCCATCGCCGCCCTGGAAAAAGGCAAGCATGTGGTCTGCGAAAAGCCCATGGCCACCTCCCTGGAGGACGCAGATCGCATGATCCAGGCCGCAGCCGACACCGGCAGGGTGTTGACCATCTTCCAGCAGCGGCGCTACCAGCCCGAATTCATCAAAGTCCGGGAAATTCTAAGCTCTGGCCTGCTGGGCCGCATCGTCCAGATCCGGGTAGCGGCCTCCGGCTTCAGCCGACGCTGGGACTGGCAGACCCTGCAGAAGTTCGGCGGCGGCAGCCTGAACAACACCGGCCCCCACTTCCTGGATCAAGCCCTGCAGCTCTACGGCCCGGACTACCCGGACACCATCTTCTGCCATCTGGACCGGACCCTGACCCTGGGCGACGCCGACGACTTCGTCAAGATCGTCTTCAAAGGCCCCAATGCACCGGTGGTGGATATCGAGATCAGCAGCTGCGATGCCTACCCGCCCGAAACCTGGCACATCCAGGGAACCCTGGGCGGCCTTACCGGCACCCCCCGGGAGCTGCGCTGGCGCTGGGTGGTGCCCGAAGAGATGCCCCCCCGAGAGCTGGATACCCGCCCTACGCCCGACCGCAGCTACAACCGAGACCAGTTGACCTGGCACGAGGAGACCTGGACGCCGCCGGTGGATACCCGGACAGCCTTCCAGGGTTTCTACCGGGACCTCTACGCCACCATCCGGGAGGGTAAGCCCCTGGCCATCACCCCGGAGAGCGTGCGCCGGGTCATGTGGCTGCAGGAAGAATGTCACCGTCTGTGCCCCCTACCCCAGGAGATTGAGTGA
- a CDS encoding LuxR C-terminal-related transcriptional regulator produces the protein MTSPILATKFYIPSPPPQAVSRPRLLDRLNAGLHGKLTLISAPAGYGKTTLAAEWVYQFQDAPDVRVCWLSLAEDDSDPLQFFAYLSAAMGSVPGVRSTLPKLLRSGQPTPARHLMAAFIHDVSAVSGCIYLVLDDYHAIASAAVEEAVSFLLQHMPPQMNLLLVSRTDPGFPLSRLRARGQLVELRADELRFTAGEAAEFLRRGMGVSLTSHQIAALEARTEGWIAGLQMAALSMRNRTDVDSFVASFTGSHRFIMDYLMEEVLAHQPAVVRDFLTKTAPLHHLCGELCDAVLAGIHEPPERPAQEILEQLEADNIFLVPLDEERRWYRYHHLFADLLRKNMSAELACAVRKQAARWSLEHNRTGDAIEYALAARDYEAAAPVLAEQGLSFLFRGKLATLQRWLDAFPDEFLSRHPRLCLHYGWVLLNQGRTDAVEPYLRTAELAAPDDNAIRAVTALIRGNIARTNEDIETALHEAQIALQLTPPENALTQGAALLQVGAVQIMTGKPATAVATLSQSLDLARQTQNLNVAFLSGGYLGLAHILLEELEQAETVLQNTQAHAQHLGLEQSPLLLYVHLGLAHLAFSKQALGQARSEVKQAVAHCRLTNEQGGLRCSLMLAALIEQAAGQRKAAWQAFEDARTIPSMLGNPEIRRQMGMIERTLHAPAPSPEHVKVARFLAAGAPLSYAQAAIAQTRTHERLPQALVEPLSNREQEILALIAAGRKNREIAEELVISLNTVLYHTKNIYGKLGVNKRMLAVRRAQELGLL, from the coding sequence ATGACCTCGCCTATCCTCGCCACCAAGTTCTACATCCCGTCGCCGCCGCCTCAAGCTGTCTCCCGCCCACGCCTGCTAGACCGACTGAACGCGGGCCTGCACGGCAAGCTGACCCTCATCTCGGCCCCGGCCGGGTACGGGAAAACGACCCTCGCGGCGGAGTGGGTGTATCAGTTCCAGGATGCGCCCGATGTGCGCGTCTGCTGGCTCTCCCTGGCCGAGGATGACAGCGACCCGCTTCAGTTTTTCGCCTATTTGTCCGCGGCAATGGGTTCCGTCCCTGGCGTCCGCTCGACGCTGCCAAAGCTGCTTCGTTCCGGACAGCCCACGCCCGCCAGGCACTTGATGGCCGCCTTCATCCATGACGTTTCGGCTGTTTCTGGCTGCATCTACCTTGTCCTCGACGACTACCACGCCATCGCCTCCGCCGCGGTTGAAGAGGCGGTTTCCTTCTTGCTCCAACACATGCCCCCGCAGATGAACCTGCTCCTGGTCAGCCGCACCGATCCGGGCTTCCCCCTCTCTCGCCTGCGCGCTCGAGGTCAGTTGGTGGAACTGCGGGCGGACGAGTTGCGCTTCACCGCGGGGGAGGCCGCCGAGTTTCTCCGGCGCGGGATGGGCGTGAGCCTGACGTCCCATCAAATCGCAGCGCTGGAAGCCCGCACCGAAGGCTGGATCGCAGGGCTCCAGATGGCGGCGCTGTCCATGCGCAACCGGACCGATGTCGACAGCTTTGTGGCCAGTTTCACCGGCAGTCACCGTTTCATCATGGACTACTTGATGGAAGAGGTGCTGGCCCATCAACCCGCCGTGGTGCGGGATTTCTTGACGAAGACCGCCCCGTTGCACCACCTCTGTGGTGAACTGTGCGACGCGGTGCTGGCCGGAATCCACGAACCGCCCGAACGCCCCGCCCAGGAAATTCTAGAACAGCTCGAAGCGGACAATATTTTTCTGGTCCCGCTGGATGAAGAACGCCGTTGGTACCGCTATCATCACCTTTTCGCCGACCTGCTGCGGAAGAACATGTCGGCGGAGCTGGCCTGCGCAGTACGCAAGCAGGCTGCACGCTGGTCGCTAGAACACAACCGCACCGGCGACGCTATCGAGTACGCGCTGGCTGCCAGGGACTACGAGGCGGCCGCTCCCGTGTTGGCTGAGCAGGGGCTCTCCTTTCTCTTTCGAGGCAAGCTGGCCACTTTGCAGCGCTGGTTGGATGCCTTTCCAGATGAGTTCTTGTCCCGACATCCCCGGCTGTGCCTCCACTATGGTTGGGTGTTGCTGAATCAGGGCCGGACCGATGCGGTCGAACCGTACCTGCGAACTGCCGAGCTCGCGGCGCCGGACGACAACGCCATCCGCGCTGTCACGGCCTTGATCCGGGGCAACATTGCGCGCACCAATGAAGACATCGAGACGGCTCTCCATGAAGCGCAGATCGCCCTCCAGTTAACACCTCCTGAGAACGCCTTAACGCAGGGCGCCGCTCTGCTCCAAGTCGGTGCGGTCCAGATCATGACAGGTAAACCGGCGACGGCCGTAGCGACCCTGTCGCAGTCCCTGGATCTGGCCAGGCAGACGCAGAACTTGAACGTGGCCTTCCTGAGTGGCGGTTACCTGGGGCTGGCCCATATCTTGCTGGAAGAGCTGGAGCAGGCGGAAACAGTTTTGCAGAATACCCAGGCTCACGCCCAGCATCTGGGTTTGGAGCAAAGCCCGCTGCTTCTCTATGTTCACCTGGGCCTGGCGCACCTGGCTTTTTCAAAGCAGGCGTTGGGCCAGGCGCGCTCTGAAGTGAAGCAGGCCGTAGCCCACTGCCGATTGACAAACGAGCAAGGCGGACTGCGCTGTAGCCTCATGCTGGCAGCGCTCATCGAACAGGCGGCGGGCCAGCGCAAGGCGGCCTGGCAGGCATTTGAAGACGCCCGAACGATTCCCTCCATGCTGGGGAATCCCGAAATTCGCCGTCAGATGGGGATGATCGAGCGGACTCTGCACGCGCCGGCCCCGTCGCCTGAACACGTGAAGGTGGCCCGTTTTCTGGCCGCAGGTGCGCCCCTTTCCTATGCCCAGGCTGCCATCGCCCAAACCAGGACCCATGAACGCCTCCCGCAGGCACTGGTGGAGCCCCTCAGCAATCGGGAACAGGAGATCCTCGCCCTCATCGCCGCCGGACGGAAGAACCGGGAGATCGCCGAAGAATTGGTGATCAGCCTCAACACCGTGCTCTATCACACCAAGAACATCTACGGCAAATTGGGCGTCAACAAGCGGATGCTGGCGGTCCGCCGGGCTCAGGAGCTCGGCCTGCTATAA
- a CDS encoding DUF4386 family protein — MSFEAKTNGAGSLQKWGGAAALYEALAYIIGIVGFIAVVNISEVADPLQKVTAMAANQGLLTLLYLLVYVIWGASLVVLTLALHERLQGDVSALARTATAFGIIWSVLVIASGMIYNVGMGTVVELSAHNPEQAATVWLAIESVFNGLGGGVEVVGGIWVLLLSVAGLRNGGLPRLLNYLGFVVGAAGVATVVPALGETGAMTFGLTQIVWFVWLGIAMLRRPAGLALHSAPGEVAVHPAPAR, encoded by the coding sequence ATGAGTTTTGAGGCGAAAACAAACGGCGCCGGAAGTCTGCAGAAGTGGGGTGGGGCGGCCGCTCTGTACGAAGCCCTGGCCTACATCATTGGCATTGTCGGATTTATCGCTGTGGTGAATATTTCCGAGGTTGCCGACCCGCTGCAGAAGGTGACCGCGATGGCCGCAAATCAGGGACTGCTGACCCTGCTGTACCTCCTGGTCTACGTGATCTGGGGCGCGTCTTTGGTTGTGCTGACCCTGGCCTTGCACGAACGTCTGCAGGGAGACGTCTCAGCCCTGGCCCGCACGGCGACGGCCTTCGGCATCATCTGGTCGGTGTTGGTGATCGCCAGCGGGATGATCTACAACGTGGGCATGGGGACGGTTGTGGAACTCTCTGCCCACAATCCAGAACAGGCGGCCACGGTCTGGCTCGCGATCGAATCCGTCTTCAATGGGCTGGGCGGCGGCGTGGAGGTGGTGGGCGGCATCTGGGTGCTGCTGTTGAGCGTCGCTGGGTTGCGCAACGGCGGACTGCCTCGACTGCTCAACTACCTGGGCTTTGTGGTGGGAGCCGCCGGCGTGGCGACTGTCGTCCCTGCCCTGGGCGAAACAGGCGCCATGACCTTCGGCCTGACCCAGATCGTCTGGTTCGTCTGGCTGGGCATTGCCATGCTGCGACGGCCTGCCGGTCTGGCCCTTCATTCTGCGCCGGGAGAGGTGGCCGTCCACCCCGCGCCGGCACGGTAA
- a CDS encoding alpha/beta fold hydrolase: MRTRQLFKTIGFGLLTLIGVTMAALVGLFVATDGEQSVPHTVATDTTLPRVEIDGVTFHAETFGDPANPTVVVVHGGPGGDYGYLLNLHQLANDYFVVFYDQRGAGLSARVPAEEITLQSSVEDLHRIVNHFGQGETVRLVGHSWGAMLVAAYVGQHPDSAAQVVLAEPGALDNAGLARFSERQAASAWSFAYYRLLVSAIFESLHLDGPDAEAQMDYIYGQMSANFTNTAASGYRCEDENVVAVQPDVPVPPRRFGATAYKALFNPEADLSPIAANADNFRGDVLFMASECSRFIGEAFQRGQMGLFPQAKLVVIPDAGHEMIGENPVESLAAIRAYFDGGDL; this comes from the coding sequence ATGAGAACGAGACAACTTTTCAAAACGATCGGGTTCGGCTTGTTGACCCTGATTGGCGTCACGATGGCAGCGCTTGTCGGACTGTTTGTCGCCACAGATGGGGAGCAGTCAGTGCCTCACACGGTGGCCACAGACACTACGCTGCCTCGTGTCGAGATCGATGGTGTGACCTTCCACGCCGAGACCTTTGGCGACCCGGCCAATCCGACGGTGGTGGTAGTGCATGGCGGCCCAGGCGGCGACTATGGCTACCTGCTCAACCTGCACCAACTCGCTAACGACTACTTTGTGGTCTTCTACGACCAGCGCGGGGCAGGCTTATCAGCGCGGGTCCCAGCAGAGGAGATCACTTTACAAAGCTCTGTGGAGGATCTGCACCGCATTGTCAACCACTTTGGACAAGGCGAAACCGTACGCCTCGTTGGGCATTCTTGGGGCGCCATGCTGGTGGCAGCTTACGTCGGGCAGCATCCCGACAGCGCGGCGCAGGTCGTCCTGGCGGAGCCAGGGGCGCTGGACAATGCCGGGTTGGCGCGCTTCAGCGAACGGCAGGCCGCCTCCGCCTGGAGCTTTGCCTACTATCGTTTGCTCGTCTCCGCCATCTTCGAATCCCTCCACCTGGATGGACCGGATGCCGAGGCCCAGATGGATTATATCTACGGCCAGATGTCGGCCAACTTTACCAATACGGCTGCTTCCGGCTACCGCTGCGAAGATGAGAACGTGGTCGCCGTTCAGCCGGATGTCCCTGTGCCGCCCCGCCGCTTTGGCGCGACCGCGTACAAGGCTTTGTTTAACCCCGAGGCGGATCTGTCGCCGATTGCCGCCAATGCGGACAATTTCAGGGGCGATGTCCTGTTCATGGCTTCGGAATGTAGCCGGTTTATCGGCGAAGCATTTCAGCGGGGACAGATGGGCCTTTTCCCCCAGGCAAAACTGGTGGTGATTCCGGACGCAGGACATGAAATGATTGGCGAAAATCCGGTGGAAAGCCTGGCCGCCATCCGGGCCTACTTCGATGGTGGAGACTTATGA
- a CDS encoding sulfatase-like hydrolase/transferase translates to MATHPNILLIISDDHRHSALHGFGEPAVQTPVLDRLAADGVAMRRAHIMGGMTGAVCIPARACLHTGAHVFRCSVGHSVEAGRALSTLNPELALLGETLRGAGYQTFATGKWHNDRASFARSFEGAARIFFGGMCDHDKVPLHDFDPTGAYPPEQAYIGEGFSSELFADAAVDFLTNHADGRPFFLYLAFTAPHDPRTPPPEYAALYDPAAIPLPPNFLPEHPFDNGELRVRDEQLAPWPRTPEVIRQHMADYYGMISHMDAQIGRVLDALDQAGHADNTLVVYLADHGLAVGQHGLMGKQNLYDHSIRVPLILRGPGVPAGRQVNELVYSYDLFPTLCDLVGLPIPPTVDSRSFAGLVQGRETSGRETVFAVYKDVQRMVSDGRWKLIRYYRAHERGVGEDRLQLFHLAEDLWETQDLAGQSAYRHELERLAQALADWMQAVGDPLAAVPILPNSP, encoded by the coding sequence ATGGCCACCCATCCCAATATCCTGCTCATCATTTCGGACGATCATCGCCACAGTGCCCTCCACGGCTTTGGCGAGCCCGCGGTACAAACGCCGGTTCTGGATCGGCTGGCAGCCGACGGGGTAGCCATGCGCCGGGCCCACATCATGGGGGGCATGACCGGCGCGGTATGCATTCCGGCGCGCGCCTGCCTCCACACCGGGGCCCATGTCTTCCGCTGCTCTGTGGGCCACAGCGTGGAAGCAGGCCGGGCGCTCTCCACCCTGAACCCCGAGCTGGCCCTGCTGGGGGAAACCCTGCGTGGGGCCGGCTACCAGACCTTTGCCACGGGGAAGTGGCACAACGACCGGGCCAGCTTCGCCCGTAGTTTTGAAGGCGCGGCCCGCATCTTCTTCGGCGGCATGTGCGACCACGACAAGGTCCCCCTGCACGACTTTGACCCCACGGGCGCCTACCCGCCGGAGCAGGCCTACATCGGCGAGGGCTTCTCCAGCGAGCTCTTCGCCGACGCCGCGGTGGATTTTCTGACCAACCACGCAGACGGCCGTCCCTTTTTCCTGTACCTGGCCTTCACTGCCCCCCACGACCCCCGCACCCCACCGCCAGAGTACGCCGCCCTCTACGACCCGGCTGCCATCCCGCTACCGCCCAATTTCTTGCCTGAACATCCCTTCGACAATGGTGAGCTGCGGGTGCGGGATGAACAGTTGGCGCCCTGGCCCCGCACGCCCGAGGTGATCCGCCAGCACATGGCCGATTACTACGGCATGATCAGCCACATGGACGCCCAGATCGGCCGGGTGTTGGATGCGCTGGATCAAGCCGGCCACGCGGACAACACCCTGGTCGTCTACCTGGCGGACCATGGCCTGGCCGTGGGGCAGCACGGCCTCATGGGCAAGCAGAACCTGTACGACCACAGCATCCGGGTGCCCCTGATCCTACGCGGGCCGGGTGTGCCCGCCGGCCGCCAGGTGAACGAGCTGGTCTACAGCTACGACCTCTTCCCCACCCTCTGCGACCTGGTGGGCCTGCCCATCCCGCCCACGGTGGACAGCCGCAGCTTTGCTGGCCTGGTGCAGGGGCGGGAGACATCCGGCCGGGAGACGGTCTTCGCGGTCTACAAGGATGTACAGCGCATGGTCAGCGATGGCCGCTGGAAGCTGATCCGCTACTACCGGGCCCACGAGCGCGGCGTGGGCGAGGATCGGCTCCAGCTCTTCCACCTGGCCGAAGACCTCTGGGAAACCCAAGATCTGGCCGGCCAGTCGGCCTATCGCCACGAGCTGGAGCGGCTGGCCCAGGCCCTGGCCGATTGGATGCAGGCCGTGGGCGATCCCCTGGCCGCGGTCCCTATCCTCCCCAACAGCCCCTAG
- a CDS encoding SMP-30/gluconolactonase/LRE family protein has protein sequence MEPELIADYQCVTGEGPLWHPQEGRLYWVDIPTGRMFRYDPATGHHEQFYQGDVVGGFTIQDDGALLLFMARGAVKIWRDGQLETVIEEIPEERESRFNDVFADPEGRVFCGTMPTRERGGHLYRLDTDGSLHKLLDGIQVSNGMGLTLDRRQLYYTESGAKKIYLFDYDQATGELSNRRIFKDLSGEEGVPDGMTVDAEGCVWSARWDGSCLVRYSPEGEELQRIFFPAKKVSSVIFGGPDCTDVYVTTAGGNDKATNGPGAGALFRLRLGIRGLPEFPSRVHPPR, from the coding sequence ATGGAACCCGAACTGATTGCCGACTATCAATGTGTCACCGGGGAAGGTCCCCTCTGGCATCCCCAGGAGGGCCGCCTCTACTGGGTCGACATCCCCACCGGGCGCATGTTCCGCTATGATCCGGCCACGGGCCACCACGAACAGTTTTACCAGGGCGACGTGGTGGGCGGCTTCACCATCCAGGACGACGGCGCCCTGCTGCTGTTCATGGCCCGGGGCGCGGTCAAGATCTGGCGAGACGGCCAGCTGGAGACGGTGATCGAGGAGATCCCGGAGGAGCGGGAATCCCGCTTCAACGACGTCTTTGCCGACCCGGAAGGGCGGGTCTTCTGCGGCACCATGCCCACTCGAGAGCGGGGCGGCCATCTGTACCGCCTGGACACCGACGGCTCCCTGCACAAGTTGCTGGATGGCATCCAGGTTTCCAACGGCATGGGCCTGACCCTGGACCGTCGTCAGCTCTACTACACCGAATCGGGCGCGAAGAAGATCTACCTCTTCGACTACGACCAGGCCACGGGCGAACTTTCCAACCGGCGGATCTTCAAGGATCTGAGCGGTGAGGAGGGCGTGCCCGACGGTATGACCGTGGACGCGGAGGGGTGCGTCTGGTCTGCCCGCTGGGATGGGAGCTGCCTGGTGCGCTATTCGCCGGAAGGCGAGGAGCTGCAGCGCATCTTCTTTCCGGCCAAAAAGGTCTCCAGCGTCATCTTCGGCGGCCCGGACTGCACGGACGTCTACGTCACCACCGCGGGTGGCAACGACAAGGCCACCAACGGCCCGGGAGCGGGCGCGCTCTTCCGCCTGCGCCTGGGCATCCGGGGCCTACCCGAATTTCCGTCGCGCGTCCATCCGCCCCGGTGA
- a CDS encoding DinB family protein, protein MNSFSQMDADLIAEQEALWTALNRFLNRLTSAEWSHPHGKTWTFADVPYHLAIFNRLLVDAIEQGTAVVEPEAITTLAELDAWNQAQFARRPIGQTGRQAFDTMRSSQDALRTLLHRLLDHHGPQVLDWPVWLPILRVRGWRTLRLALEYNLWHQWFHFVEAQLRRDNTLPHLPPSLVERALNFHMELSAGAVTPTRQVLRWTLSLSGEGGGEWTFYVGDGGCQVEPGAVDAPDIRMETDIATYLKVSAFALQNPMLAMLKGQIKVQGLTRVGQLQRLFAVNPDHVWPPMARGAAVPAGE, encoded by the coding sequence ATGAATTCATTTTCCCAGATGGATGCCGATCTCATCGCCGAGCAAGAGGCGCTGTGGACGGCCCTCAATCGTTTTCTAAATCGCCTGACTTCCGCTGAGTGGTCTCATCCCCACGGCAAGACCTGGACCTTTGCGGATGTGCCTTACCACCTGGCCATCTTCAACCGCCTGTTGGTGGACGCCATTGAGCAGGGCACGGCCGTGGTTGAGCCCGAGGCCATCACCACCCTGGCGGAGCTGGATGCCTGGAACCAGGCCCAGTTTGCCCGCCGGCCCATCGGCCAGACCGGGCGCCAGGCCTTTGACACCATGCGGTCCAGCCAGGATGCCCTGCGCACCCTCCTTCATCGCCTGTTGGATCACCACGGTCCTCAGGTCCTGGATTGGCCCGTGTGGCTGCCCATCCTGCGGGTGCGGGGCTGGCGTACCCTGCGCCTGGCCCTGGAGTATAACCTCTGGCATCAGTGGTTCCATTTCGTCGAAGCCCAACTTCGCCGGGACAACACGCTGCCCCATCTGCCGCCCTCGCTGGTGGAGCGGGCCCTGAACTTCCATATGGAATTGAGCGCGGGCGCAGTCACGCCGACCCGGCAGGTCCTGCGCTGGACTTTGAGCCTGAGCGGGGAAGGCGGCGGTGAGTGGACCTTCTACGTGGGCGATGGCGGCTGTCAGGTGGAGCCGGGGGCGGTGGATGCGCCGGACATCCGCATGGAGACCGACATTGCCACCTACCTGAAGGTCTCTGCCTTTGCGCTGCAGAATCCCATGCTGGCCATGCTCAAGGGGCAGATCAAAGTGCAAGGGCTGACCAGGGTCGGGCAGCTACAGCGCCTGTTCGCCGTGAACCCGGACCATGTTTGGCCACCCATGGCCCGGGGCGCTGCGGTACCCGCCGGCGAGTGA
- the larA gene encoding nickel-dependent lactate racemase, with amino-acid sequence MRVELAYGRHGLEVELPEQTHVLTSRPVPGLPDERAALRQALRAPIASEPLAARVKPGDKVLVVHSDITRATPNDRILPVLLAELEAAGVARQDITLLNALGTHRPQTEAELRGMLGDAIVDNYRCLQHDAYDDANLVPLGTTSFGHPVRVNRLLVESDLAILTGFIEPHFFAGFSGGPKGVLPALAGAESVLSNHGRAMIAHPKATWGVTEGNPIWEEMREVALMVQPTFLLNVTLNAQKQITGVFAGDLLAAHRAGCEFVRQHAMVPVDEPYDIVITTNSGYPLDQNLYQCVKGMSAARQIVRPGGVIILAGACQDGLPDHGRYAQLLAEGGSPQGVLDLIARPGFAAQDQWQVQIQAQIQLHADVRVYSDGLSDAQIEQALFTPCRNISATVTCLLEQMGPDARICVLPEGPQTIAYVRNGVGE; translated from the coding sequence ATGCGGGTAGAGTTGGCCTATGGCCGCCATGGTCTGGAGGTCGAATTGCCAGAGCAGACCCACGTGCTGACGTCCCGGCCGGTGCCCGGCCTGCCGGATGAAAGGGCCGCGCTGCGCCAGGCCCTGCGAGCCCCCATTGCTTCGGAACCCCTGGCGGCCCGGGTCAAGCCGGGGGACAAGGTGTTGGTGGTCCACAGCGACATCACCCGGGCCACCCCCAACGACCGCATCCTGCCAGTGCTGCTGGCGGAGCTGGAGGCGGCCGGCGTGGCCCGCCAGGACATCACCCTGCTCAACGCGCTGGGGACCCACCGCCCACAGACCGAGGCCGAGCTGCGGGGTATGTTGGGCGACGCCATCGTGGACAACTACCGTTGCCTGCAACACGACGCCTACGACGACGCCAACCTGGTGCCCCTGGGCACCACTTCCTTCGGCCATCCTGTCCGGGTCAACCGGCTGCTGGTGGAGTCGGACCTGGCCATTTTGACCGGCTTCATCGAGCCCCACTTTTTCGCTGGCTTCAGTGGTGGCCCCAAGGGGGTGTTGCCTGCCCTGGCCGGCGCGGAGAGCGTCCTCAGCAACCATGGCCGGGCCATGATCGCCCATCCCAAGGCCACCTGGGGCGTGACCGAGGGCAACCCCATCTGGGAGGAGATGCGGGAGGTGGCGTTGATGGTGCAGCCCACTTTCCTCCTCAACGTGACCCTCAACGCCCAGAAGCAGATCACGGGTGTCTTCGCGGGGGATCTGCTGGCCGCGCACCGGGCTGGCTGTGAGTTCGTCCGCCAGCACGCCATGGTTCCGGTGGATGAGCCCTACGACATTGTCATCACCACCAACAGCGGCTACCCCCTGGACCAGAACCTCTACCAGTGCGTGAAGGGCATGAGCGCCGCCCGCCAGATCGTGCGACCCGGCGGGGTCATCATCCTGGCCGGCGCCTGCCAGGATGGCCTGCCGGATCATGGCCGCTACGCCCAGCTCCTGGCCGAAGGCGGCTCGCCCCAGGGGGTGCTGGACCTGATCGCCCGGCCGGGCTTCGCCGCCCAGGACCAGTGGCAGGTCCAGATCCAGGCCCAGATCCAGCTCCACGCGGATGTGCGAGTCTACAGCGATGGCCTCAGCGACGCCCAGATCGAGCAGGCCCTCTTCACCCCTTGCCGCAACATCAGTGCCACCGTCACCTGTCTGCTGGAGCAGATGGGGCCAGACGCCCGCATCTGCGTTCTGCCCGAGGGGCCCCAGACCATCGCCTACGTGCGCAATGGCGTCGGCGAGTAG